The genomic window ACCCATTTGCTTAACCATGGCGCCGATTTGCGGGTGGTGCAATTGCTTTTAGGACACAGTGATTTATCCACTACCCAGATTTACACCCATGTGGCGCGGGCAAGATTGCAGGAGCTACATCAACAGCACCATCCGCGGGGTTGAATTTAGTTACAGTATAAATTTGCATTCTGCAGCGCTTGTATGTAACTTTTTGCCCCCATACCGGGTCTATTGAGTAGATCGCGTAAAACGACCCCAATATCTCGCTACTGCGACCCAATTTATAGGATTTACCATGAAGTTGACCCGAGCATTATCCTTAGTTTTCGCGCTTGTTGTTGCGCCGCTGGCCCATGCAGCGACCGCCACGACTCCCGACACCGCTGCGATTAAACAAAAACTCAGTGAGATGTTAGATGTTGAAGTGATTTCAATGCAGGATTCGCCGATTGATGGCTTATACCAGGCCATGACTAACCGTGGTGTGCTTTATATCAGTCGTGATGGCTCAAAGCTATTCCACGGTAATTTATACGATATGGATAAGGGAATGAAAAACCTGACAGAAGCGGCGTTAGCAGGCCCGCGTTTGTCCATGATGAAGCCCCTTGAAGACCATATGCTGATCTATAAAGCTAAGGATGAAAAACACGTAGTTACAGTGTTTACCGATGTAAGCTGTGGCTATTGCCGTAAGTTACATAGCCAAATGGCCGACTACAATAAGCTAGGTATTACAGTGCGTTACTTAGCCTTCCCACGCGCGGGCGTGCCGTCAGCGAATGCCGACGAAATGCAAGCCATTTGGTGTGCTAAGGATCCTTTAAAAGCCATGACCGATGCTAAAGCGGGCAGTAAAGTTGCCGCGGCAACCTGTGATGCAAAAATTGCCGAGCAGTACGAGTTAGGTTCTAGCTTTGGTGTGAACGGCACGCCGGCTATGATCCTTGACGATGGCAGTATGATCCCAGGTTATCAACCACCTGCTGATCTGCTACGCACCTTAGAAGCGCGTCAATAACAGCCTTTACCGAAAAATTTCTCCTATTAAGGTGAGCTTAAGGCTCACCTTTTTGTTATCTTAGTGCCCATGATTTCTCGAGAGTTTAAGTCCCTTGATCCATAAGATAGTCCGTCGCCAGACCGTTGATGATAGCCATTTACCCCCTCATTTACCGCCGTTGTTAAAGCAGCTTTACGCCCGCCGTGGCGTCACCTTGAATGAATGTGAGCTAGTGCTTAAAGGCCTATTAAGGCCAGATACCATGAAAGGCTTAAACGAGGCGGCAAAGCTGATTGCCGATGCAATACAGGCGGATAAATCGATCCTGATCGTTGGCGACTTCGATGCCGATGGCGCAACCTCGACTAGCGTATGTATCCTTGCACTGCGGATGATGGGCGCGGTGAAAGTGGATTATCTGAT from Shewanella putrefaciens includes these protein-coding regions:
- the dsbC gene encoding bifunctional protein-disulfide isomerase/oxidoreductase DsbC, which translates into the protein MKLTRALSLVFALVVAPLAHAATATTPDTAAIKQKLSEMLDVEVISMQDSPIDGLYQAMTNRGVLYISRDGSKLFHGNLYDMDKGMKNLTEAALAGPRLSMMKPLEDHMLIYKAKDEKHVVTVFTDVSCGYCRKLHSQMADYNKLGITVRYLAFPRAGVPSANADEMQAIWCAKDPLKAMTDAKAGSKVAAATCDAKIAEQYELGSSFGVNGTPAMILDDGSMIPGYQPPADLLRTLEARQ